The following are encoded together in the Cervus elaphus chromosome 30, mCerEla1.1, whole genome shotgun sequence genome:
- the LOC122686701 gene encoding pheromone-regulated protein PRM7-like — protein sequence MEHSQTHPTSSSMEHSKTHPSSSSLEHSKTHPTSSSMEHSLAHPTSSSLEHSQTDPSSSSMEHRLAHPGSSSMEHSQAHPGSSSMEHRRTHPRSSSVEHSLAHPTSSSLEHSQTDPSSSSMEHRLAHPRSSSLEHSQNHSGSSSMEHSSSMEHSQTHPTSSSLEHSQTYPSSSMEHSQAHPTSSSLEHSQTYPSSSMEHCLAHPGSSSMEHSQTHPTSSSLEHSQTYPSSSSLEHSQAHPTSSSLEHSQTDPSSSSMEHRLAHPGSSSMEHNQNHSGSSSMEHSLAHPTSSSLEHSQTYPSSSMEHSQAHPTSSSLEHSQTDPSSSSMEHRLAHPTSSSLEHSQTDPNSSSLEHSLAHPSSSSVEHSQTHPSSSSLEHSQNHSGSSSMEHSLAHPTSSSLEHSQTDPNSSSLEHSLAHPSSSSVEHSQTHPSSSSMEHQTDPSSSMEHCLAHPGSSSVEHSQTHPGSSSMEHSQSHPGSSSVEHSQTHPGFSSMKHSRNHSQTYPASASWSTVRSHGALCLPQARVQPGPGPGSSKAASLARTAGSCLAAHGSELAISFFLAVVSTTLGAQWKSVQTTLGNRLGLALPEGKRDRGGQTAARAGLHRCLWCLAPELHMRPVCSLAVLASV from the exons atggaGCACAGTCAGACCCACCCCACCTCGTCCTCCATGGAGCACAGTAAgacccacccctcctcctcctccttggagcACAGTAAGACCCACCCCACCTCATCCTCCATGGAGCACAGTCtggcccaccccacctcctcctccttggaGCACAGTCAGACCGACCCCAGTTCCTCCTCCATGGAGCACCGTCTGGCCCACCCCGGCTCCTCCTCCATGGAGCACAGTCAGGCCCACCCCGGCTCCTCCTCCATGGAGCACAGGAGGACCCACCCCAGATCCTCCTCCGTGGAGCACAGTCtggcccaccccacctcctcctccttggaGCACAGTCAGACCGACCCCAGTTCCTCCTCCATGGAGCACCGTCTGGCCCACCCCCGCTCCTCCTCCTTGGAGCACAGTCAGAACCACTCCGGCTCCTCCTCCATGGAGCA TTCCTCCTCCATGGAGCACAGTCAGACccatcccacctcctcctccttggaGCACAGTCAGACCTACCCCAGTTCCTCCATGGAGCACAGTCaggcccaccccacctcctcctccttggaGCACAGTCAGACCTACCCCAGTTCCTCCATGGAGCACTGTCTGGCCCACCCCGGCTCCTCCTCCATGGAGCACAGTCAGACccatcccacctcctcctccttggaGCACAGTCAGACCTACCCCAGTTCCTCCTCCTTGGAGCACAGTCaggcccaccccacctcctcctccttggaGCACAGTCAGACCGACCCCAGTTCCTCCTCCATGGAGCACCGTCTGGCCCACCCCGGCTCCTCCTCCATGGAGCACAATCAGAACCActcaggctcctcctccatggaGCACAGTCtggcccaccccacctcctcctccttggaGCACAGTCAGACCTACCCCAGTTCCTCCATGGAGCACAGTCaggcccaccccacctcctcctccttggaGCACAGTCAGACCGACCCCAGTTCCTCCTCCATGGAGCACCGTCtggcccaccccacctcctcctccttggaGCACAGTCAGACTGACCCCAATTCCTCCTCCTTGGAGCACAGTCTGGCCCACCCCAGCTCCTCCTCCGTGGAGCACAGTCAGACCcaccccagctcctcctccttggAGCACAGTCAGAACCActcaggctcctcctccatggaGCACAGTCtggcccaccccacctcctcctccttggaGCACAGTCAGACCGACCCCAATTCCTCCTCCTTGGAGCACAGTCTGGCCCACCCCAGCTCCTCCTCCGTGGAGCACAGTCAGACCcaccccagctcctcctccatgGAGCA TCAGACCGACCCCAGTTCCTCCATGGAGCACTGTCTGGCCCACCCCGGCTCCTCCTCCGTGGAGCACAGTCAGACCCACCCCGGCTCCTCCTCCATGGAGCACAGTCAGAGCCACCCCGGCTCCTCCTCCGTGGAGCACAGTCAGACCCACCCTGGCTTCTCCTCTATGAAGCACAGTCGGAACCACAGTCAGACCTACCCTGCCTCCGCTTCCTGGAGCACAGTCAGAAGTCATGGAGCTCTGTGTCTGCCCCAGGCCCGTGTGCAGCCTGGCCCTGGACCTGGCAGCAGCAAGGCCGCCAGCCTGGCCCGCACAGCTGGGAGCTGTCTTGCAGCCCATGGCTCTGAACTGGCCATAAGCTTTTTCTTGGCCGTAGTTAGCACAACCCTTGGCGCCCAGTGGAAGTCTGTGCAAACCACGCTAGGAAACAGGCTGGGCCTCGCTCTCCCAGAGGGGAAGAGGGACCGGGGTGGGCAGACGGCCGCGAGAGCTGGCCTCCACCGGTGTCTGTGGTGTCTTGCCCCAGAGCTCCACATGCGTCCTGTCTGCTCTCTGGCTGTCCTGGCCTCTGTCTGA